A region from the Janthinobacterium agaricidamnosum genome encodes:
- a CDS encoding DMT family transporter: protein MSSSAVPSAALPAAQSPLVYLKLICVALFWGGTFIAGRVLAQQMPPMTAASGRFGVAVLLLVVLAWKLEGGLPRLDRKQLMTTAALGLTGIFLYNLCFLAALSRMPAGRTALFVALNPIVTALASAMLFRERLGSFKWLGIMLAFCGTAIVITRGDLAGVLHGTGGGIGAGEIFMFCGISSWAAYTLIGRVALKGLSPIAATTYAAMWGLAFLLVGAAVEFPTVPWHSFGWQVWAAIGYLGVFGTVIGFVWYYEGVKALGPSRTAVFNNLVPVFGIVLAAALLGEPVLASMLLGGAVTIAGVVMTNRQGK from the coding sequence ATGTCTTCTTCCGCCGTACCTTCAGCCGCCTTGCCTGCCGCGCAATCGCCGCTCGTCTATCTGAAACTGATCTGCGTCGCCCTGTTCTGGGGCGGCACCTTCATCGCGGGCCGCGTGCTGGCGCAGCAGATGCCGCCCATGACGGCCGCCAGCGGGCGCTTCGGCGTGGCCGTGCTGCTGCTCGTCGTGCTGGCATGGAAACTGGAAGGGGGCTTGCCGCGCTTGGACCGCAAGCAGCTGATGACGACGGCGGCGCTGGGCCTGACGGGCATCTTTTTATACAATCTGTGCTTCCTGGCGGCCCTGTCGCGCATGCCGGCGGGGCGCACTGCCCTGTTCGTAGCCTTGAATCCCATCGTCACGGCGCTGGCCTCGGCCATGCTGTTCCGCGAGCGGCTCGGATCGTTCAAATGGTTGGGCATCATGCTGGCATTCTGCGGCACGGCCATCGTCATCACGCGCGGCGACCTGGCCGGCGTGCTGCACGGCACGGGCGGCGGCATCGGCGCCGGCGAAATCTTCATGTTCTGCGGCATTTCCAGCTGGGCCGCCTATACGCTGATCGGCCGGGTCGCGCTGAAGGGCTTGTCGCCCATCGCCGCCACCACGTATGCGGCGATGTGGGGCCTGGCTTTTCTGCTGGTGGGGGCGGCCGTCGAATTCCCCACCGTGCCGTGGCACAGCTTCGGCTGGCAAGTGTGGGCCGCCATCGGCTATCTGGGCGTGTTCGGCACGGTGATCGGCTTTGTCTGGTATTACGAGGGCGTCAAGGCGCTGGGTCCGTCGCGCACGGCCGTGTTCAACAACCTCGTGCCCGTGTTCGGCATCGTGCTGGCGGCGGCGCTGCTGGGCGAGCCGGTGCTCGCCTCGATGCTGCTGGGCGGTGCGGTGACGATTGCCGGCGTGGTGATGACCAACCGCCAGGGAAAATAG
- a CDS encoding serine hydrolase — MLKKMFAAVLMTLSTAAIAVPFGSQSILVVEDGTGKVLLEKNSNVVVPIASLTKLMTAMVVLDSKANMQEEISIDREDVDTLKHSTSRVPVGATLSRHDVLQLALMSSDNRAAASLARTFPGGPTAFAVAVNAKIKALGMRQTVIEEPTGLSPNNQSTAADLVKMAVAASRYPEISRITTDSKDVIQIKGRDVEYHNTNRLVGAKGWDIGLSKTGYTNEAGRCLIMRIKSAGKFATMILLNARANSVRAMDAVNIRRMLAAENGIEEPKVMRASVSRHKKAPAKPSKRRRAR; from the coding sequence ATGCTCAAAAAAATGTTCGCCGCGGTGCTGATGACGCTTTCGACAGCGGCCATCGCCGTGCCCTTCGGTTCCCAGTCGATCCTGGTGGTCGAAGACGGCACAGGCAAAGTCTTGCTTGAAAAAAATTCCAACGTGGTGGTGCCGATCGCCTCGCTGACCAAACTCATGACAGCCATGGTCGTGCTCGACTCCAAGGCGAATATGCAGGAAGAGATCAGCATCGACCGCGAAGACGTCGACACCTTGAAACACAGCACTTCGCGCGTGCCCGTGGGCGCCACCCTGAGCCGCCACGACGTGCTGCAACTGGCGCTGATGTCGTCCGACAACCGCGCCGCCGCCTCGCTGGCGCGCACCTTCCCCGGCGGCCCGACGGCGTTTGCCGTGGCCGTCAACGCCAAGATCAAGGCCCTGGGCATGCGCCAGACCGTGATCGAAGAACCGACGGGCTTGTCGCCGAATAACCAGTCGACGGCGGCCGACCTCGTCAAGATGGCCGTGGCCGCCTCGCGCTACCCGGAAATCAGCCGCATCACCACCGATTCGAAGGACGTCATTCAGATCAAGGGCCGCGACGTGGAATACCACAACACGAACCGCCTGGTGGGCGCCAAGGGCTGGGATATCGGTCTGTCGAAGACGGGCTACACGAATGAAGCGGGCCGCTGCCTGATCATGCGCATCAAGTCGGCCGGCAAGTTCGCCACCATGATCCTGCTCAACGCGCGCGCCAATTCCGTGCGCGCCATGGACGCCGTCAACATCCGCCGCATGCTGGCGGCCGAGAACGGCATCGAAGAGCCGAAGGTGATGCGCGCTTCCGTCAGCCGGCACAAGAAGGCGCCGGCCAAGCCATCGAAGCGCCGCCGCGCCCGCTAA
- a CDS encoding DsrE family protein, which yields MLKNIWTGAAASTSGRMQVPVRELAQRGVSFRVCNNTLQGRNIDRQRVLPEAVIVPSGVTELSRLQWQEGHAYIQP from the coding sequence GTGCTAAAAAATATATGGACTGGTGCCGCAGCATCGACCTCGGGGCGCATGCAGGTGCCGGTGCGCGAACTGGCCCAGCGCGGCGTGAGCTTTCGCGTCTGCAATAACACCTTGCAAGGACGCAATATCGACCGCCAGCGCGTGCTGCCCGAAGCCGTCATCGTGCCCTCGGGCGTGACCGAGCTGAGCCGCTTGCAGTGGCAGGAAGGCCATGCGTATATCCAGCCCTGA
- a CDS encoding TOBE domain-containing protein, producing the protein MAISEVNVRNQFRGKIKEIIFGPVVSEVDVETPHGIVTSVITSRSIKDLDLKVGSEVIALVKSTEVSIAKIQ; encoded by the coding sequence ATGGCTATCTCGGAAGTGAATGTACGCAACCAGTTTCGCGGCAAGATCAAGGAAATCATCTTTGGCCCCGTGGTATCCGAAGTGGATGTGGAAACGCCGCACGGCATCGTCACCTCGGTGATCACCTCGCGCTCGATCAAGGACCTGGACCTGAAAGTGGGCAGCGAAGTCATCGCGCTGGTCAAATCGACGGAAGTGTCGATCGCCAAGATCCAGTAA
- a CDS encoding sulfate ABC transporter substrate-binding protein, producing MTHSNAVSTAAATLTQRSRRWFLASALAASAAAMSLPMSVSAAEPVVLLNASYDVMRELFKDVNPAFIADWKAKTGETITIKQSHGGSSKQARSVADGLEASVVTMNQANDIDILVDRGLVVADWAKKFPNNAAPFYSTMVYLVRKGNPKHIKDWDDLAKPGIKVIVPNPKTSGNGRYTYLAAWGYAVKKGGSEAQARDLVTKLFKNVPVLDGGGRGATTTFTQREIGDVLVTFENEVQLVRAEFGDNFEVVYPSISILAESPVAVVDKVVDRRGIRKEATAYLQYLYSEPGQELVAKHYLRPRSAAVAKKYAASFKPITLFTIDEVFGGWKQAQKKHFDDGGEFDKIYQK from the coding sequence ATGACCCATTCCAACGCCGTATCGACTGCCGCAGCGACACTCACCCAACGCTCGCGCCGCTGGTTCCTGGCCAGCGCCCTGGCCGCTTCCGCTGCCGCCATGAGCCTGCCCATGAGCGTGTCCGCCGCCGAACCCGTGGTCTTGCTGAACGCCTCGTACGACGTGATGCGCGAATTGTTCAAGGATGTGAATCCCGCATTTATTGCGGATTGGAAAGCCAAAACGGGCGAAACCATCACCATCAAGCAATCCCACGGCGGTTCGAGCAAGCAGGCGCGCTCCGTCGCCGACGGCCTGGAAGCGTCCGTCGTGACCATGAACCAGGCCAATGACATCGATATCCTCGTCGACCGCGGCCTCGTGGTGGCCGACTGGGCCAAGAAATTCCCGAACAATGCGGCGCCGTTCTATTCCACCATGGTATATCTGGTGCGCAAAGGCAACCCGAAACACATCAAGGATTGGGACGATCTGGCCAAGCCCGGCATCAAGGTCATCGTGCCGAACCCGAAAACCTCGGGCAACGGCCGCTACACCTACCTGGCAGCCTGGGGCTATGCCGTGAAAAAAGGCGGCAGCGAAGCGCAGGCGCGCGACCTGGTGACCAAGCTGTTCAAGAACGTGCCCGTGCTCGACGGCGGCGGCCGCGGCGCCACCACCACCTTCACGCAGCGCGAAATCGGCGACGTGCTGGTGACGTTCGAAAACGAAGTGCAACTGGTGCGCGCCGAATTCGGCGACAACTTCGAAGTGGTGTATCCAAGCATCTCCATCCTGGCCGAGTCGCCCGTGGCCGTCGTCGACAAGGTCGTCGACCGCCGCGGCATCCGCAAGGAAGCCACGGCCTACCTGCAATACCTGTACTCGGAGCCGGGCCAGGAACTGGTCGCCAAGCACTACCTGCGCCCCCGTTCGGCCGCGGTAGCGAAGAAATACGCGGCCAGCTTCAAGCCGATCACCCTGTTCACCATCGATGAGGTGTTTGGCGGCTGGAAACAGGCACAAAAGAAACACTTTGACGATGGCGGCGAGTTCGACAAGATTTATCAGAAGTAA